The following proteins come from a genomic window of Lycium ferocissimum isolate CSIRO_LF1 chromosome 4, AGI_CSIRO_Lferr_CH_V1, whole genome shotgun sequence:
- the LOC132052770 gene encoding bifunctional monodehydroascorbate reductase and carbonic anhydrase nectarin-3-like, with product MNMEAITKILFISLLFLSSAFLARSGEVDDESEFSYDENAENGPANWGDIHPNEWGTCKNGTMQSPIDLLNKNVEVVSNLGILQRYYKPSKATLLNRGHDLMLRWDDGGYLKINGIQYQLKQVHWHTPAEHTINGKRFDMEGHLVHETHDGKKIAVIGFVYEIGLLPDLFLSIIEKDLRALADKKDAERHIGIIDPNLIKLDGQNYYRYNGSLTVPPCTEEVVWTIDGKVKTVTRRQMKLLRDAVHDEFETNARPIQPLNGRPIKFNKPWPFA from the exons ATGAATATGGAAGCAATAACCAAAATCTTGTTCATATCATTGCTTTTCCTTTCAAGTGCATTTCTTGCAAGATCTGGAGAAGTTG ATGATGAGAGTGAGTTTAGTTACGATGAAAACGCGGAGAATGGACCAGCTAACTGGGGCGATATTCATCCAAATGAATGGGGCACCTGTAAAAATGGAACAATGCAGTCTCCAATTGATCTTCTTAACaaaaatgttgaagttgtaTCTAATTTAGGAATACTTCAAAGATACTACAAACCCTCGAAGGCCACTCTCTTGAACAGAGGCCATGATTTAATG TTGAGATGGGATGATGGAGGATACTTGAAGATAAATGGAATTCAATATCAACTCAAACAAGTTCATTGGCACACACCTGCCGAACATACTATTAATGGTAAAAG GTTTGATATGGAGGGTCATTTGGTACATGAAACACATGATGGAAAGAAGATTGCTGTCATTGGATTCGTCTACGAGATTGGATTATTGCCTGATTTGTTTCTATCCATA ATAGAGAAGGATTTAAGAGCTCTTGCTGATAAAAAAGATGCAGAAAGACACATTGGAATAATTGATCCAAATCTAATAAAATTGGACGGCCAAAATTATTACAGGTATAATGGCTCCCTAACAGTACCACCTTGCACTGAAGAGGTTGTCTGGACTATTGATGGAAAG gTTAAAACTGTAACGAGAAGACAAATGAAACTGCTCCGAGATGCTGTTCATGAT GAATTTGAAACCAACGCTAGACCAATTCAGCCATTAAACGGACGTCCTATCAAATTCAACAAACCTTGGCCATTTGCTTAG